The Geomonas ferrireducens DNA segment TCAACACGCTCACGGTGAACTTCAACGAGGATGCCAGCTCGACCCTCGACGTCGTCGGTTTCCTGGCCAGCTCGGACGGCCTGAGCCTTACCACGGCCAGCGGCAACTGGCAGAGCGTTTCGGACATCACCACTGACACCGCGAAGATGGATACCGCAATTTCCACGCTGAGGGTGAACACCCAGGCCCTCGCCGCGAACCTAAACATCATCACCACCCGCCAGAGCTTCACCGATGAGATGATCAACACGCTGCAGACCGGGGCCGACAACCTCACCCTCGCCGACATGAACGAGGAGGGGGCGAACATGCTGATGCTGCAGACGCGCCAGTCGCTCGGTACCACCTCGCTCAGCCTGTCCTCGCAGGCCGCGCAGTCCATCCTGAGGCTGTTCTAGCCATGAAGGCGGGACGGCGCACGCCGTCCCGCCCATCCCACCCTTCAAGGAGCCGCCATGAAAAATCCGGGCAGACAAACCTGTCGGGAACAGCGCCGATCCAAGCCGTGCAGCGGGGCAGGCTTCTCCTCCGAAACCACATCTTCCGCAGCATGGGATGACGCCGGCCTCTCCGGGGAGCTCAGGGCCGTTTCCGGCGATTTGAGGCAGGAAGGTATCAACATGCTGCGCCTTGCCGAAGCTCACAAACAGGCTCAGAACCTGCTCAGTGCCTCTTCGAGGCAGGCCCGCACGGTGCTGGGACAGTTCTAGCTGCGCTACCAGAAGTACCAGTTGCCGCTTTTAAGTACGTATATGGAGAGGGCCAGATTTGCGACGGCGTGGGAGAGGATGCAAAGGGTGAGGCTTCGGGTTCGGTAAAGGACGACGTTGAAGATGGCGCCTGCCAGCATACCGGCAAGGAAGAAGTGGTGTTCGAGTCCGAAGAGGACCGTGGTGATCAGGAAGGAACCCCAACTGAAGGTCCCGAGGGGAACGGATCGGAAATCGGGACGGATCAGGTAACGGATCAGAAAGGAGCGCCAGAAAAGCTCCTCCATCACAGGGACCACGAGCACGGCCCCGGCAACCCGCATCGCGGTTAAAAGGAGCCGTACCGCCCCTTCGGGAAGAAGCATCGGGTTGAAGCCGGGCGAGGATCCTACCAGTGGCAGGGTAGTCTGAACGTTGATCCAGAGCAGGAAGGTAATTACACCCGCACCTGCGGCCGCCAACGAAGCCGCGGGCTTCAGGAGCTCCCTCCATCGCAGTTCTTCCTCAAATTCAGAGCGCACAACGTAAAGCAGCAGTGCCACACTTATGGTCTTTAGCGGATACAGCAGGTAGAAGGCCTGGTCGGTCAGGGTGACCCACTGCCGCTGTGCGGCCTGGCGCAACCCCTCCTCCAGCGCTATGAAAGCCATAAAAAGGGCGAAGGGAAGTACGCGTGCGATGACGGCACGTTCCACACGCAAGTATTTGGCGGCAAGCTCCATCATATTGGCGGTATTTACCACAGCACCGGTGGCCTGTCCATCGGGCTCCTTCAGTCTTAGCGGGGTCTGAATATTGCAAAGGTATTGACAGAAGTCCTGCATTTAACCTGTAGCTACGGAGAACTGTGGCTCGAGGGGGGCGGTCATGCTGGTTCAGGTGCATTGGACAAACAAAAGGTACGACTACGTGAAGGATTACATGCTCGACAGCCTGATAGAGGCCGGTGTCGTTGCCAGATTTCTTCGTTCTTCCGGCTGGGTGACCATTGGCATTGATCCGATTCGCAGGTCGAAGCATCAAAAGTCTTACGCCGGTCCGGAAAGAAGGCACATAGGAAGCGCTGCCGCATGAAACCCTGTCTACCAGGACGCTTCGACGTGGTACTGTCGGATTCTCTAACAGTCCCTTTGGCAGCGGTATTGTTGCTGCGGTAAAAGACGCCGGCGTCGGCCTACACTTCCCTTTTGCGACACGATCGCCGCGATGTGCGATTCCCACTGCAACACCCATGTTCGGCTTCACTGAAGAACATCTCCAACGTTTCTCCCTCCCGTCTAAAACAATTTCCCGGACGTCCAACTCCTTGTAAAAAAAATCGACAGAATCCCCGCGCAAAGCGCCGATCCGTTTTGAATCGGCACGTTACGGGTCATTACCCTCCCCGTCGAGCGGTCCTCGCCCGGATTTTCCCGTGATTTCAGCTCACTTCGCTCCTGAAAGCCTTTCTGTTTTGTCGAGATACCTTACAGAAGGCTGCATGCCGGTTTGATGGGTCCGGTGTAAAAACGGCTACTTGGAGTGATGGCACGGCTGGTGCAACAGGAAAAGCAACTTAATGCCCTTCAAGGAATATGAGGTTAAAAAAGGAGGTAGGTCATGAGAAAGTTGATCTTAGCAGCCGCTGCCGCGCTGATGTTCTCAACATCAGCCTTTGCTGAGCCGGTTCTTCAACTGTACATCCCTGGTGCTACTTACGATTCAACCGAGACCTGGGTCACAACCAGCAGTTCTTTCACCCTCTGGGTTTTAGGTTGGGGAAACAAAGAGCCTATCACAAACGTCTTCCTGTCCGCCGCGTTCAAGACCGGTGAGACCGGCACCATCACTTTAACCCCGACAACGGCGGCTCCCCCTGTTATCGATCCCTCCACGCCGTCAGCCCCGACTGTTGGCCCGAGCGGTGTCGGTACGCAACCGGTGCTCGGCGATGGCAGCCTGCTTCCTAGCCACGGCATCTATGGTGATGGGACGAGTTGGGTCTCCTTCGGCCTCGGCGATTTCACCCTCACGGATTCTATGATAGGCGACTTCAGCGTCGTCGCACCTGACCTCTCCACGCTCTCCACCCCGGGTCAGATCAACGCCTATACCGTGGATATCACCGGGTACGCCAGCGGCGTCCACTTCGATGCGTACGACCACATCCTCTCCGGGAACCACGTAAGCTACCTTTTCGCTCCCTTCTCACATGATGCAGAAGGTGGCGGCAACCCGCCAGTTCCCGAACCGGGAACCATAGTACTGCTCGGCGCAGGGTTCCTCGGCCTGGCAATTTATGGCAAACGTCGTCAACGCAGCTAGTTGCCGTAGCGCGGAGCAGATGAAGAGAGGGACTCGACAAAGTCATCGATGGTTGACGACCCCTGAATAGGGAAGATGAAAGAACGACCCGCCACCGGTTCCAGTAGGCTTGGAACAGTGGCGGGTTTTTCTGTGGCCGTCTCGCGCGTCATGCCGGTGCATCACCTCTTTGCAGTCATCCCGGCCGCTATCAGCCGGGCCTTCCTCAATGCTGTCGCAGGCTTCACTAAACCCGGACCCTCACCTCCCGGCAACTACCAAAAAGATCCTGTCACTTATTATCTTTTTATAATCTGCCAAGAAATGAGTGTTCCCTGCTTGCGTCACAGCCGGGCTATGTAAGAATATCCGACAGAGGCGTCGTCGTACCTTTGGTGTTACGTAGCAAGCAATGGGAGCGTCCCTTGTCGGAGCAAATTGGAGGAACCCCATGAAATTATTTTTGTTGTTGCTGGCGTTGCTGGTCGTCTTACCCGGATGTGGCAGCAAGACGAAAGAAGACCTCTACAACGAAGGTGTAAAGCAGATGGACGCAGCCAATCCCGCCGGGGCCGTTGTCTACTTCAAAAACGCCCTGGACAAGGACGGCAACTTCCTGGAAGCGAGATATCAGTTGGGCAAGGCTTACGCCGCGCTGGGTAAAAACAGCCAGGCGGAAAAGGAATTTGCCAAGGTCCTCACCCAGAATCCCTCCCGCGATGAGGTGATGCTTGAACTGGCACGGCTTAGCAACGCCATGGGAAAAGGGGACCAGGCCTTTACGATGGGGCAGCAGTACCTTTCCAGGCATCCAGGGGATGCCCAGGGGCTCGAGGTCCTCGGCATTTCATTCGTAGTTCGGGACAGATACCAAGAGGCCCGTGATTACCTGGTACGTGCTCTTCAGGCCGATCAGAAGCGCCCTGAAACCAAGCTGTACCTTGCCGACGTCTACCAGGCTCTGGGGGACGTTCAGCAGGCGAGGGGCATGCTGAACACGCTGCTCCAGATGCAACCGGACAACTTCAAGGCCTTGTTCAAGTTGGCTGCTCTGGAAAAGGTAGCCGGCAACACCGACAAGGCGGTCTCCCTTTACGAAAAGATCCTCAAGCTCGACCCAAACCGCAGTGAGGCCATATACAAGCTCGGGCTGATTCAGGTGGAGAGAAAAGAGCTTGATCAGGCTAACGCCGCAGCGGAGCGGATGATCGACAGGTCGCCGAAAAACGGTGACGGCTATCGTCTGAAGGGAATCGTGGCGTTCTACCGCAAAGACTACGCCGAGGCTATCACGCTGCTGCAGCAATCGGTAAAACTCTCCCCCAACCCCGATGGGTATCACTTCTTGGGGCTTAGCTACTACAGCAAGGGGGAATTCGAGAACGCCCTGAGCCAGTTCCGCTTCATCCTTGACAGGATGCCGTCGGCGCGCCAGGCGCGCCTCGTGATGGCACAGACGCTTTTGGCCCAACAAAGGACTGAGGACGGCATCGCCGAGATCAAAAAGGTCCTTGCCGCCGACGAATCCGATGCCGCAGCCCACGCCATGCTGGGGACCGCGTACATGTCCCAGGGACTTTTCGACCAGGGGGTACGCGAACTCGATCGCGCCACCCGGCTCGATCCGAAGCTTGTGGCGGCGCACCTCAAGAAAGGGGCGTTCTACCTTTCCAAGGGGAAAGGGCGTGAAGGGGAGGTCGAACTCGCCGCAGCGGTTCAGTCCGCGCCGAATGCCACGGGGGGCAGGCTCTTGCTCGCTTCTTACTACAGTCGCGAGAAGAACCCGGCAAAAGCCATTTCGGTTTTGCAGGGGGGGCTTAAAGGTGTGAAGTCGGACGCGGCGCTCTACAACGCCATTGCGGCTGTGCAACTAGGCTCGGGAAACAGGGGGGAGGGGCTTAAGAACCTGGAACAGGCCAAACGAGTGAACCCCGCCTTCACCGCCTCGTACCAGAATCTGGCCAGTTACTACGCTGCCACCGGCGACTACACAAGGGCGATCGGCGAGTTCAATGCGCTGCTTGCCAAGGACCCGAGAAATGTCCGCGCCATGCTCGGGCTTGCCGCACTGAACGATTTGACCGGCAGGGAAGCAGAGGCTCTCTCATTCTACCGGAAGGCGGTTCAAACCAAGGCGCCTGAGGCCTTTTTGGCGCTGGCTGCCTACCACCAGAAGAAACGCGCGGATGGCAAGGCGATCGAGGTGCTCGACGAGGCGATCAAAGTTTCGCCGTCTGCCGTCGCTCCACTCGACTTTAAGGCCCGCATCTACCTGGCACAGAAGGATTATCGCAAGGCGCTCAAGGTGGCCGACGATATGGAACTTTTGAACCAGGAACGCGGACTGAGGCTCAAAATTGCCACCTATGCGGCCATGGGGGACCGCACCAAGGCGATCGAGAACGCCCGCAGGCTGGCAGCCAAGCGTCCCGGCGCGGCAGACGGTCACCTGCTCCTCGCTTCGGTGTACCTGAACCTAGGATCCGTGCCCGAAGCGATAGCCGAGGCGGATCAGGCGGTCCAGGCGGACGGTAAAAGCGCCGACGTGCGCATCACGCAAGGGAACATTTACAAGGCCGCAAAGCAGTACGACAAGGCCCAGGCCGCTTACCTCGCGGCAGCGAAGCTGAGACCGGACTACGCGCCCTCCCACACCGCCCTTGCCGAGATCCTCGACGCGGCCGGGAAAAAGAAAGAGGCTGCCGCCAAATACCGGCTGGCGCTTAAATACGACGCCGCGTACCTGCCGGCCCTTAACAACTTGGCCTACCTTTGCGCCGATGGGTACGGCAGCAAGGAAGAGGCGCTTCGTTATTCATTCGAGGCCTATCGCATCGACCCGGGCAACGCCTTGGTGACGGACACCCTGGGCTACGCCCTTTACCGCAACGGGCGCAACGCGGATGCCGCCAAGGTGCTGGAGCGGGCGGCCGTGCTCGCTCCGGGAAACCCCACGGTGCGCTACCACTTGGCGCTTGTCTATCGTCAGACCGGGGATCTGGCCCGTTCGCAGAAGGCGCTTCAGGAATCCCTTGCCATGGGAGAGTACCCGGACCGTAAGGCGGCTCAGGCGCTTTTAGCACAGTTGAGAAAATAGATGCCCGGCGCGCGAGCCCCGCGGCGGGGAGGAAATCCGAACCTGTATGGACCTGCGTGTAGCTTTTTACATATTTACCGACGCGGTACTCGCCATCGCCGCACTGCTTTTGGCTGCCGGGGTGCGCTTCGGCAGCCCGGTCCTGGCCCAGGAATGGCGCCCGGAACAGGGGGTGATGGGTGGCGTCTTGTTCGTCTCCGTCACCCTCTTTTCCTCTTATCTGATGGAGGTGTACTCGCTCCCCCGCGAGAGCCGCAAGCGCGATATCCTCGCCGCCTGCACCCAGGGGGGATGCGCCGCCTTTTTCTTCCTCTCCGTGGTCTACTACCTTTGGCCGGAGCTGATGCTCGGACGGGGGCTCCTATTTTTCGCGTTGGGTTTTTTCGTGGTGCTGCAGGCCTCCTGGTACGCGCTCACCAACGTAAACTCAAGGAAAGTCCCTTTCGCGCAGCGCGTCCTGATTCTCGGCACCGGCGACCTCGCCTGCCAGCTTGGGGGGCTTCTCACCTCGCAAAGCGGCTCCTTCACCCTGGCCGGGTACCTCGAGTGCGACCCCGGTCATCGACCGGAACAGACGGTGCACGACCCGGAACGGTTCCGGTCGCTGATCATCCCGGCCGAAGACGATCTCTTGCAGATTGCGCGGGAGCAAAAGGCGTCGGTGATCGTAGTGGCGCTCGCCGAGCGGCGCGGCGTGCTTCCTCTGCAGGAGATGATGCGCTGCAAGCTAAACGGCATCGAGATCCTCGACGCGCCTACCTTTTACGAACTGGTGCAGGAAAAGCTTTTGCTGGAGGAGATGACCCCCTCCTGGATCATATTCTCCAGCGGCTTTCGCCGCACCGCCCTCATCAACGTGTACAAGCGCTGCATCGATATCCTCTTGTCGTTGACCGGCCTTGTGCTGAGCGCTCCTTTGTTGCCCTTTATCGTTCTGGCCGTGAAGCTCGACTCCCCCGGTCCGCTCTTTTACAGGCAAAGGCGCGTAGGCCTCGGGGAGAAGACCTTCACCCTCTACAAGTTCCGCTCCATGCGCGAAGATGCGGAGCGTGACGGCGCCGTCTGGGCGCAGAAAAACGACGCGCGCATTACCCGGGTGGGCGCCATCCTGCGCAACTCGCGCATCGACGAGATCCCGCAGCTCATAAACGTGCTGCGGGGCGAGATGAGTTTCATAGGACCTAGGCCTGAGCGCCCCGAGTTCGTGGAGAAGCTCAGGCAGGAGATCTACTACTACTCCAAACGCCACACCATCAAACCCGGTGTGACCGGTTGGGCGCAGGTCCGCTACCCATACGGCTCCACGGCACAGGACGCCATCGAGAAGCTGCGCTACGACCTCTACTACATCAAGAACCTTTCCGTGTTCCTCGACACCCGGATCATCTTCGAGACGGTCAAGGTGGTGCTTTTCGGACGCGGGAGATGAGTCAAAAGGAGGAAACAATGAGACTGAGACTGCTGGTACTGATAACGGTCGCGCTTTTTTCCCTCCCCGCCGCCCTCTTCGGAGGCGACTACCAGATCGGGGAGGGGGATCTCCTCGACATCGCGGTCTGGGGGGTGAAGGACCTGAACTTCCAGGTCCGGGTCCGCCCCGACGGCAAGATCACCGTCCCGGGCCTTGGAGAGGTGACTGCGAGCGGCAGCACCCCGAGCCAGCTTCAGGGGTACCTCGGCGGGCGGCTGAAGGAGCTGGTGAAGAACCCTATCGTCACCGTCACGGTGCGCGAGATCACCAACTCCAAGGTGTACATCTTCGGTTCCGGCGTGAAGGCGGGGGTTTACGACCTCTCGAGGCGCACGACGCTCTTGCAGCTTCTGTGCATGCTGCCGGAGGTGAAGACCGCCGACCTGCGCAACGCCTACCTCTTGCGCGAGGGGCAGAAGATGAAGGTCGATCTGCACCGCCTGTTCATCCAGGGGGACACGAGCCAGGACCTGCAGCTCGAGTCGAACGACTCGTTGTTCGTCCCTCTTCTCACCGACCGCAGCGTCTACGTTCTTGGTGCGGTTAACCTTCCGAAAGCCATCGAGTACCGGGAGGGGATGAAGGTGATGGAGGCGATCCTGGAGGCGGGGGGGTTCACCAAGTTTGCCGACCAAAACGACGTGGTGGTGCGCAGGAAAGAGGGGGACAAGCCCCGTTCCCTGGAGGTCAAGGCGAAGAAGCTGTTCAAGGAGGGGGATCTCTCCCAGAACATCGACCTGAAGGCCGGGGATTACATACTGGTCAAGGAAGCCTTTTTTTAGGCATAGGGGGCAGCCGTGCAGGAATCTGAATACAAGAAATACGTGCAGCTTGTCACGAGGCACAAGGAACGCTTCGTTCTTTGGGCGCTGCTGATCATGACCCTCGTCTTTCTGGTGAGCTACCTTCTGCCGAGAAAGTACGAGTCCTCGAGCACCGTGTTCATCGAAAAAAACGTGATCAGCGAACTGGTGAAGGGGATCACGGTGTCCCCTTCCATGGACGACACCATCAACGTCCTCACCTACGCCATCACCAGCCGGTCGCTTCTGAACAAGGTGATGGAGAGCCTGGATATGAACCTGGGCAAGGAGGGGAACGACGAGCTGATCAGGGATCTGCAGAAGAACATCACGGTGAAGGTCAAGGAGAAGAACAACCTCTTCATCATTTCCTTCTCCCACAGCGATCCGAGGATCTCACGTGACTTCGTGAACACGTTGGTGCGGCTGTACATCGAGCAGAACACCTCGTCAAAGCGGGGCGAATCGTACGACGCAACCAAGTTCCTCGCCGAGCAGATCCAGAACTTCAACACGAAACTGGAGAAGGCCGAGGGGGAGGTGAACGCCTACAAGCGCGAGAAGGGTGGGATCATCTCCATCGACGAGGGGAAACTCTTCGAGGAAATCAATATCGCCCAGCAAAAGCTCTACGACCTGCAGTTAAGAAGGCGCCAGCTCGAGGGGATGCGCCAGGTGACCAGGCGAGCCAACGACCCCCTCCAGGCAAGGCTCGTCGCCCTGCAAAAGCGGCTCGAAGAGTTAAGGGTGCAGTACACGGACAGCTACCCCGAGGTGCTCACCGTGAAGGGGGACATCGAGACGGTTAAGGAGCAGCTTAAAACCCGCAAGGGTGGAGAGCCGCAGCCCCTGGACCCTCAGGAGGTGGCGAAGATCGACGCCGAGGTGTCGGCCCTCAAGGTGGCGGAGGATGGGCTTAGCCGCCACATCCAGCAGAACCGGGAGGTCCTGCAGAGAATTCCGGGGGCGAAGGCGGGGCTTGCGAAGCTCGAGGTGGAACGGGAGAACCAGAAGAAACTCTACGACGAGCTCTATGCGCGGCACGGGCAGTCCGAGGTCTCCAAGCAGATGGAAGTGCAGGACAAGGCCACCACGTTCCGCATCGTGGATCCGGCGGTCCTGCCCGTCAAGCCCTCGAGCCCCAACCGGATCGTGATCATGCTCGCGG contains these protein-coding regions:
- a CDS encoding CAAX prenyl protease-related protein; translated protein: MQDFCQYLCNIQTPLRLKEPDGQATGAVVNTANMMELAAKYLRVERAVIARVLPFALFMAFIALEEGLRQAAQRQWVTLTDQAFYLLYPLKTISVALLLYVVRSEFEEELRWRELLKPAASLAAAGAGVITFLLWINVQTTLPLVGSSPGFNPMLLPEGAVRLLLTAMRVAGAVLVVPVMEELFWRSFLIRYLIRPDFRSVPLGTFSWGSFLITTVLFGLEHHFFLAGMLAGAIFNVVLYRTRSLTLCILSHAVANLALSIYVLKSGNWYFW
- a CDS encoding choice-of-anchor N protein; amino-acid sequence: MRKLILAAAAALMFSTSAFAEPVLQLYIPGATYDSTETWVTTSSSFTLWVLGWGNKEPITNVFLSAAFKTGETGTITLTPTTAAPPVIDPSTPSAPTVGPSGVGTQPVLGDGSLLPSHGIYGDGTSWVSFGLGDFTLTDSMIGDFSVVAPDLSTLSTPGQINAYTVDITGYASGVHFDAYDHILSGNHVSYLFAPFSHDAEGGGNPPVPEPGTIVLLGAGFLGLAIYGKRRQRS
- a CDS encoding GSU3473 family protein; the protein is MLVQVHWTNKRYDYVKDYMLDSLIEAGVVARFLRSSGWVTIGIDPIRRSKHQKSYAGPERRHIGSAAA
- the prsT gene encoding XrtA/PEP-CTERM system TPR-repeat protein PrsT, giving the protein MKLFLLLLALLVVLPGCGSKTKEDLYNEGVKQMDAANPAGAVVYFKNALDKDGNFLEARYQLGKAYAALGKNSQAEKEFAKVLTQNPSRDEVMLELARLSNAMGKGDQAFTMGQQYLSRHPGDAQGLEVLGISFVVRDRYQEARDYLVRALQADQKRPETKLYLADVYQALGDVQQARGMLNTLLQMQPDNFKALFKLAALEKVAGNTDKAVSLYEKILKLDPNRSEAIYKLGLIQVERKELDQANAAAERMIDRSPKNGDGYRLKGIVAFYRKDYAEAITLLQQSVKLSPNPDGYHFLGLSYYSKGEFENALSQFRFILDRMPSARQARLVMAQTLLAQQRTEDGIAEIKKVLAADESDAAAHAMLGTAYMSQGLFDQGVRELDRATRLDPKLVAAHLKKGAFYLSKGKGREGEVELAAAVQSAPNATGGRLLLASYYSREKNPAKAISVLQGGLKGVKSDAALYNAIAAVQLGSGNRGEGLKNLEQAKRVNPAFTASYQNLASYYAATGDYTRAIGEFNALLAKDPRNVRAMLGLAALNDLTGREAEALSFYRKAVQTKAPEAFLALAAYHQKKRADGKAIEVLDEAIKVSPSAVAPLDFKARIYLAQKDYRKALKVADDMELLNQERGLRLKIATYAAMGDRTKAIENARRLAAKRPGAADGHLLLASVYLNLGSVPEAIAEADQAVQADGKSADVRITQGNIYKAAKQYDKAQAAYLAAAKLRPDYAPSHTALAEILDAAGKKKEAAAKYRLALKYDAAYLPALNNLAYLCADGYGSKEEALRYSFEAYRIDPGNALVTDTLGYALYRNGRNADAAKVLERAAVLAPGNPTVRYHLALVYRQTGDLARSQKALQESLAMGEYPDRKAAQALLAQLRK
- a CDS encoding XrtA system polysaccharide chain length determinant; protein product: MQESEYKKYVQLVTRHKERFVLWALLIMTLVFLVSYLLPRKYESSSTVFIEKNVISELVKGITVSPSMDDTINVLTYAITSRSLLNKVMESLDMNLGKEGNDELIRDLQKNITVKVKEKNNLFIISFSHSDPRISRDFVNTLVRLYIEQNTSSKRGESYDATKFLAEQIQNFNTKLEKAEGEVNAYKREKGGIISIDEGKLFEEINIAQQKLYDLQLRRRQLEGMRQVTRRANDPLQARLVALQKRLEELRVQYTDSYPEVLTVKGDIETVKEQLKTRKGGEPQPLDPQEVAKIDAEVSALKVAEDGLSRHIQQNREVLQRIPGAKAGLAKLEVERENQKKLYDELYARHGQSEVSKQMEVQDKATTFRIVDPAVLPVKPSSPNRIVIMLAGILGGLIGSLGLLVLRDQFDGSVKELSFVKALGVPVLAVVPRMVDAQQAITLRRRTHRIFAVAAVYFLLLLVFPVMELLQLPYMDRLLDHLTPISQGLWGMLH
- a CDS encoding TIGR03013 family XrtA/PEP-CTERM system glycosyltransferase, with the translated sequence MDLRVAFYIFTDAVLAIAALLLAAGVRFGSPVLAQEWRPEQGVMGGVLFVSVTLFSSYLMEVYSLPRESRKRDILAACTQGGCAAFFFLSVVYYLWPELMLGRGLLFFALGFFVVLQASWYALTNVNSRKVPFAQRVLILGTGDLACQLGGLLTSQSGSFTLAGYLECDPGHRPEQTVHDPERFRSLIIPAEDDLLQIAREQKASVIVVALAERRGVLPLQEMMRCKLNGIEILDAPTFYELVQEKLLLEEMTPSWIIFSSGFRRTALINVYKRCIDILLSLTGLVLSAPLLPFIVLAVKLDSPGPLFYRQRRVGLGEKTFTLYKFRSMREDAERDGAVWAQKNDARITRVGAILRNSRIDEIPQLINVLRGEMSFIGPRPERPEFVEKLRQEIYYYSKRHTIKPGVTGWAQVRYPYGSTAQDAIEKLRYDLYYIKNLSVFLDTRIIFETVKVVLFGRGR
- a CDS encoding polysaccharide biosynthesis/export family protein, encoding MRLRLLVLITVALFSLPAALFGGDYQIGEGDLLDIAVWGVKDLNFQVRVRPDGKITVPGLGEVTASGSTPSQLQGYLGGRLKELVKNPIVTVTVREITNSKVYIFGSGVKAGVYDLSRRTTLLQLLCMLPEVKTADLRNAYLLREGQKMKVDLHRLFIQGDTSQDLQLESNDSLFVPLLTDRSVYVLGAVNLPKAIEYREGMKVMEAILEAGGFTKFADQNDVVVRRKEGDKPRSLEVKAKKLFKEGDLSQNIDLKAGDYILVKEAFF